A DNA window from Bradyrhizobium sp. CCBAU 53421 contains the following coding sequences:
- a CDS encoding DUF2852 domain-containing protein has product MAYTADVNRWRGPVEEPYRPYFYATPWHPLKIAGIILGFMIWWPIGLALLFFTLGSRKMACWSHNDMDRWQNKMERMQDKMERMKSRMERRGFPFGGFGPPSSGNRAFDEYRQDTLRRLEEEQVEFKNFLDRLRHAKDKEEFDAFMAQHKTRPTPPNDQPPQG; this is encoded by the coding sequence ATGGCCTACACCGCTGATGTCAATCGCTGGCGCGGCCCCGTCGAAGAGCCCTACCGTCCCTACTTCTACGCGACGCCGTGGCATCCCCTGAAGATCGCCGGGATCATCCTCGGCTTCATGATCTGGTGGCCGATCGGCCTCGCCCTTCTCTTTTTCACACTCGGGAGCAGAAAAATGGCGTGTTGGAGTCACAACGACATGGATCGCTGGCAGAACAAGATGGAGCGCATGCAGGACAAGATGGAGCGGATGAAGAGCCGCATGGAGCGCCGCGGCTTCCCGTTCGGCGGCTTCGGCCCGCCCTCCAGCGGCAACCGCGCCTTCGACGAATACCGCCAGGACACGCTGCGCCGGCTCGAGGAGGAGCAGGTCGAGTTCAAGAACTTCCTCGATCGCCTGCGCCACGCCAAGGACAAGGAAGAGTTCGACGCCTTCATGGCACAGCACAAGACCCGTCCGACCCCGCCGAACGACCAGCCGCCCCAAGGCTAA
- a CDS encoding GIY-YIG nuclease family protein yields MGIFVYMLRCADNSFYVGSATGDDLTPRIEQHNSGAYPGYTFNRRPVVLVWSEYFDRITDGIAAERKIKGWSRAKKEALIRSDWSSVSRLARRRGGAPRAAPDTNPSPSS; encoded by the coding sequence ATGGGCATTTTTGTCTACATGCTTCGCTGCGCCGACAACTCCTTCTATGTCGGCAGTGCCACGGGCGATGATCTCACGCCGCGAATTGAACAGCACAATTCCGGCGCCTATCCGGGCTACACTTTCAACCGGCGACCAGTTGTCCTCGTCTGGTCGGAGTACTTCGACCGCATCACTGACGGCATCGCGGCAGAACGCAAGATCAAGGGCTGGAGCCGGGCCAAGAAGGAAGCCCTGATACGATCAGACTGGAGTTCAGTCAGTCGTTTGGCGCGTCGTCGAGGCGGTGCACCACGCGCCGCACCAGATACCAATCCCTCCCCGTCATCCTGA
- a CDS encoding nuclear transport factor 2 family protein — MAAAGNRAETIRAIFAAYLANDRASVEAAFAEDFRFSTPYGENIDKPRYFAECWRDSGWIGRHEIERIMVDGAEAFVTYRCVARDGKSFRNTEFFVFDGDKVSRIDVYFGPSHQDGELVRQDR; from the coding sequence ATGGCTGCAGCTGGCAACAGGGCGGAGACTATCCGCGCGATCTTCGCCGCTTATCTCGCCAATGACCGCGCGAGCGTCGAGGCCGCCTTCGCGGAGGATTTCCGCTTCTCGACGCCCTATGGCGAGAACATCGACAAGCCGCGGTATTTCGCCGAGTGCTGGCGCGACTCGGGCTGGATCGGCCGCCACGAGATCGAGCGCATCATGGTCGACGGCGCTGAGGCCTTCGTCACCTATCGCTGCGTCGCCCGCGACGGCAAGAGCTTCCGCAACACCGAGTTCTTCGTGTTCGACGGCGACAAGGTGTCGCGCATCGACGTCTATTTCGGCCCATCACATCAGGATGGCGAACTCGTCAGGCAGGATCGATGA
- the cobS gene encoding adenosylcobinamide-GDP ribazoletransferase — protein sequence MSQWLDDLRTATAFLTRLPMPHPDGARPDGFARAQRLFPLVGAGIGAAIGLFCLLLRTIGVPDLAAAALALGAGALLTGALHEDGLADVADGFGGGRDVAAKLEIMRDSRLGTYGALALVVSFATRLAALAALPNIVVVQSLISAHALGRGVLPWIAISLPYARKDGLAANAGRPDGTIAAVAAGIALVIAILVLPFGGALLAAIAAGAGALIMALLAKRQIGGQTGDVLGAAEQIAETAILVLLAARFG from the coding sequence ATGAGTCAATGGCTCGACGATCTCAGGACCGCCACCGCCTTTTTGACCCGCCTGCCGATGCCGCATCCGGACGGCGCGCGGCCGGACGGTTTTGCCCGGGCGCAGCGGCTGTTTCCGCTGGTCGGGGCGGGCATCGGGGCGGCGATCGGCCTGTTCTGCCTGCTGCTGCGGACGATCGGCGTGCCGGACCTTGCCGCGGCGGCGCTGGCGCTCGGCGCTGGCGCGCTGTTGACCGGCGCGCTGCATGAGGACGGGCTTGCCGATGTCGCCGACGGGTTCGGCGGCGGCCGCGATGTCGCCGCCAAGCTCGAAATCATGCGCGACAGCCGGCTCGGCACCTATGGTGCGCTGGCATTGGTGGTGAGCTTTGCCACCAGGCTCGCGGCACTGGCCGCGCTGCCCAACATTGTGGTGGTGCAGAGCCTGATATCGGCGCATGCGCTCGGTCGCGGCGTGCTGCCGTGGATCGCGATCAGCCTGCCATACGCGCGCAAGGATGGGCTCGCGGCCAATGCCGGCCGGCCCGATGGCACGATCGCGGCGGTCGCAGCCGGCATCGCGCTGGTGATCGCGATCCTCGTGCTGCCCTTCGGCGGCGCGTTGCTGGCGGCGATCGCGGCAGGCGCCGGCGCATTGATCATGGCGCTGCTGGCAAAACGGCAGATCGGCGGCCAGACCGGCGACGTGCTCGGCGCGGCCGAGCAGATTGCGGAGACCGCGATCCTGGTGCTGCTTGCCGCGCGCTTCGGTTAG
- a CDS encoding serine hydrolase, with the protein MSIASEVSGLSQARLGRMHEVLARHVDGGDVPGLVALVSRRGEIHADVLGRMAVGGPPMQRDTIFRIASMTKPVTAVAAMILVEECRLRLDDSLDRWLPELADRRVLRTIESEIHDTVPARRAITLRDLLTFRLGLGMIPVFPARYPIQMAIADAGFAPGPVFPSFPPDELLRRYGTLPLAYQPGERWLYDTGSLILGVLIARVAGTSFADFLQQRIFGPLGMNDTAFHVPQHKLSRFATCYGGDPATGTLKVFDEPATGKYAAPPAFENGAAGLVSTADDFNAFAQMLLNGGRLGTERILSRPSVELMTSNQITPDQKQGSEFLLGARGWGFGVSVATARDDLCDVPGRYGWDGGYGTSWYSDPSEAMTGILLTQRMMDSPQPPTVFADFWTLAYQAIDD; encoded by the coding sequence ATGTCCATTGCAAGTGAAGTCAGCGGCCTGTCGCAGGCACGGCTCGGACGGATGCACGAGGTGCTGGCGCGCCATGTCGATGGTGGCGATGTTCCAGGCCTCGTGGCGCTGGTCAGCCGTCGCGGCGAGATCCATGCGGATGTGCTTGGACGCATGGCGGTGGGCGGGCCGCCGATGCAGCGCGACACCATCTTCCGCATCGCCTCGATGACCAAGCCGGTGACGGCGGTCGCCGCGATGATCCTTGTCGAGGAATGTCGGCTCAGGCTCGATGATTCCCTCGATCGCTGGCTGCCCGAGCTCGCCGATCGCCGCGTGTTGCGCACCATCGAGTCCGAGATCCATGACACGGTGCCGGCGAGGCGCGCGATCACGCTGCGTGACCTTCTGACCTTCCGTCTCGGGCTCGGCATGATCCCGGTGTTTCCGGCGCGTTACCCGATCCAGATGGCGATCGCGGATGCCGGCTTCGCGCCCGGGCCGGTGTTTCCGTCGTTTCCGCCGGACGAATTGCTGCGCCGTTACGGCACGCTGCCGCTGGCCTATCAGCCCGGCGAACGCTGGCTCTACGACACGGGCAGCCTGATCCTTGGCGTCCTGATCGCGCGTGTTGCCGGAACCTCGTTCGCGGACTTCCTGCAGCAGCGGATCTTCGGACCGCTCGGCATGAACGACACGGCTTTCCACGTGCCGCAGCACAAGTTGTCGCGGTTCGCGACGTGCTATGGCGGCGATCCAGCGACCGGCACGCTGAAAGTGTTCGACGAACCCGCGACCGGCAAATACGCGGCGCCGCCGGCGTTCGAGAACGGCGCTGCCGGGCTGGTGTCGACCGCGGATGATTTCAACGCTTTCGCGCAGATGCTGCTCAATGGCGGTCGGCTCGGCACCGAGCGCATCCTGTCGCGTCCCTCGGTCGAGCTGATGACCTCGAACCAGATCACGCCGGACCAAAAGCAGGGATCCGAATTCCTCCTCGGTGCGCGCGGCTGGGGTTTCGGGGTGTCGGTCGCCACCGCGCGCGACGATCTATGTGATGTGCCGGGCCGCTACGGCTGGGACGGCGGCTATGGCACCTCCTGGTATTCCGACCCGAGCGAGGCGATGACCGGAATCCTGCTGACCCAGCGCATGATGGATTCGCCGCAGCCGCCGACGGTATTCGCCGATTTCTGGACGCTCGCCTATCAGGCGATCGACGACTAG
- the cobT gene encoding nicotinate-nucleotide--dimethylbenzimidazole phosphoribosyltransferase has translation MQFNTLDDIRSFCRELPEGDEASAAAATLRQQNLTKPPGSLGRLEEVAIWLARWQRREIPRLDQVTIAVFAGNHGIAERGVSAFPSEVTAQMVANFAAGGAAINQIARLAGAELRVEPLELARPTRDFTMAPAMDGADFLVAFDTGWRTVPEQCDLLVVGEMGIANTTVAATLCAALMGGRGARWAGRGTGVDDAGLLRKRTTIDTALKMHRNLLDDPLAVAVALGGRELAAIAGAVLAARARSIPVLLDGFVATSAVLPLARLQPSSLAHCRAGHVSAELGHRELLRELAFAPLLDLEMRLGEASGAGVAILLLRAALACHGGMATFAEAGVSGKG, from the coding sequence ATGCAGTTCAATACTCTAGACGACATCCGCAGCTTTTGTCGCGAGCTGCCCGAAGGCGACGAGGCGAGCGCTGCGGCGGCCACCCTGCGCCAGCAGAACCTGACCAAGCCCCCGGGCAGCCTCGGCCGGCTGGAAGAGGTTGCGATCTGGCTGGCGCGCTGGCAGCGGCGCGAGATCCCCCGGCTCGACCAGGTCACGATCGCCGTGTTCGCCGGCAATCACGGCATCGCCGAGCGCGGCGTCTCCGCCTTTCCCTCAGAAGTCACTGCGCAGATGGTCGCGAACTTCGCCGCGGGCGGAGCTGCGATCAACCAGATCGCAAGGCTTGCCGGGGCCGAGCTGCGCGTCGAGCCGCTCGAGCTCGCGCGTCCGACCCGCGACTTCACGATGGCGCCGGCGATGGATGGCGCCGATTTCCTCGTCGCCTTCGACACCGGCTGGCGCACGGTGCCCGAGCAATGCGATCTGCTGGTGGTCGGCGAGATGGGCATCGCCAACACCACGGTGGCGGCGACGCTGTGCGCGGCATTGATGGGCGGGCGCGGCGCGCGCTGGGCCGGCCGCGGCACCGGCGTCGACGATGCCGGCCTGCTGCGCAAGCGCACCACGATCGACACCGCGCTGAAGATGCACCGCAACCTGCTCGACGATCCCCTCGCCGTCGCAGTCGCGCTCGGCGGGCGCGAGCTCGCGGCGATCGCGGGCGCCGTGCTGGCAGCGCGGGCAAGATCGATCCCGGTGCTGCTCGACGGCTTCGTCGCGACATCGGCGGTGCTGCCGCTGGCACGGCTTCAACCGAGCAGCCTCGCGCATTGCCGCGCCGGGCATGTCTCGGCCGAGCTCGGTCACCGCGAATTGTTGCGTGAACTCGCGTTCGCGCCGCTGCTCGATCTCGAGATGCGGCTCGGCGAAGCCTCCGGCGCAGGGGTTGCGATCCTGCTGCTGCGCGCGGCGCTCGCCTGTCATGGCGGCATGGCGACCTTCGCCGAGGCCGGCGTCTCCGGCAAAGGCTGA
- a CDS encoding YciI family protein: protein MSTNTFLAVYLGGGKTGKRMEAWNALPEAERRAKEQQGMAAWGAWVEKHHDVIVEMGGPLGKTKHVGAGGTADIANLMTGFTVVRAPSHEAAAKLFENHPHFSIFPGEAVEIMPVLPIPGR, encoded by the coding sequence ATGAGCACCAACACCTTCCTCGCGGTCTATCTCGGCGGCGGCAAGACCGGCAAGCGGATGGAAGCCTGGAACGCGCTGCCGGAAGCCGAACGGCGTGCCAAGGAGCAGCAGGGCATGGCCGCCTGGGGCGCCTGGGTCGAGAAGCACCACGACGTGATCGTCGAGATGGGCGGTCCGCTCGGCAAGACCAAGCACGTCGGGGCCGGCGGCACCGCCGACATCGCCAATCTGATGACCGGCTTCACCGTGGTGCGCGCGCCTTCGCATGAGGCGGCGGCAAAGCTGTTCGAGAACCACCCGCATTTTTCGATCTTCCCCGGCGAGGCCGTGGAGATCATGCCGGTGCTGCCGATCCCGGGGCGGTAG
- a CDS encoding VOC family protein — translation MQVNPYLSYDGNCGAALNFYQKVLGARIEETFPYGEGNAEMQTPPGWKDKIMHARLTIDGEIIMASDAPPGHFQKPQGFHVALQVEDPTEAERRFKALSEGGTVTMPFGKTFFSNGFGMCVDQFGIPWMVNCPQQM, via the coding sequence ATGCAGGTCAACCCCTATCTCTCCTACGACGGCAATTGCGGCGCGGCGCTGAACTTCTACCAGAAGGTTCTCGGCGCGCGGATCGAGGAAACCTTCCCTTACGGCGAGGGCAATGCGGAGATGCAGACGCCGCCCGGCTGGAAGGACAAGATCATGCACGCCCGCCTGACGATCGACGGCGAGATCATCATGGCCTCCGACGCTCCGCCCGGCCACTTCCAGAAGCCGCAAGGCTTTCACGTCGCGCTGCAGGTCGAGGATCCCACGGAGGCCGAACGCCGCTTCAAGGCGCTGTCCGAAGGCGGCACGGTCACCATGCCGTTCGGCAAGACCTTCTTCTCCAACGGCTTCGGCATGTGCGTCGATCAGTTCGGCATCCCCTGGATGGTGAACTGCCCGCAGCAGATGTAA
- a CDS encoding SDR family NAD(P)-dependent oxidoreductase — translation MTSSAQKVALVTGAARGIGLAAAKRFLTDGWRVALLDIEGELLRAAVAALKQPDTTLALTCDVSDAAGVTAAIAAIVNRFGRLDALVNNAGTAVFAPVLETSDADWNRIMAVNLSGPFLCTKAAAPVMREHGGGAIVNITSISAVRASTLRSAYGTSKAGLAHLTKQLAVELASLGIRVNGVAPGPVETAMAKAVHTPEIRADYHDAIPLNRYGLEEELAEAIFFLCSDRASYITGQILAVDGGFDAAGIGLPTLRGQRRNG, via the coding sequence ATGACTTCCTCCGCACAAAAAGTCGCACTCGTGACCGGCGCCGCGCGCGGCATCGGGCTTGCCGCAGCGAAGCGCTTTCTTACTGATGGCTGGCGCGTCGCGCTGCTCGACATCGAGGGTGAATTGCTGCGCGCCGCGGTCGCGGCGTTGAAGCAGCCCGACACCACGCTGGCGCTGACCTGCGACGTATCCGATGCCGCTGGCGTGACAGCCGCGATTGCCGCGATCGTGAACCGGTTCGGCCGGCTCGACGCGCTGGTCAACAACGCCGGCACGGCCGTATTCGCGCCGGTGCTGGAGACTTCGGACGCCGACTGGAACCGGATCATGGCGGTCAACCTCAGCGGCCCGTTCCTGTGCACCAAGGCGGCCGCGCCTGTCATGCGCGAGCATGGCGGCGGCGCGATCGTCAACATCACCTCGATCTCGGCGGTGCGCGCCTCGACGCTGCGCTCGGCCTACGGCACCAGCAAAGCGGGCCTCGCGCACCTCACCAAGCAGCTCGCGGTGGAGCTCGCCTCGCTCGGCATCCGCGTCAACGGCGTCGCGCCCGGGCCGGTCGAGACCGCGATGGCGAAAGCCGTGCACACGCCGGAGATCCGCGCCGACTACCACGACGCGATCCCGCTCAACCGCTACGGGCTGGAGGAGGAGCTGGCGGAAGCGATCTTCTTCCTGTGCTCGGATCGCGCCAGCTACATCACCGGCCAGATCCTCGCCGTCGACGGCGGCTTCGACGCCGCCGGCATCGGCCTGCCGACCCTGCGCGGCCAGCGGCGGAATGGGTGA
- a CDS encoding PAS domain-containing methyl-accepting chemotaxis protein, with the protein MFSFSNKANIDNALAQAAAIGKSQAVIEFKLDGTIITANENFLNAMGYSLDEIRGKHHSMFVEPAYRDSHDYRAFWAKLNRGEFEAAQYKRLAKGGREVWIQASYNPILDKNGKPVGVVKFATDITAQKIHSMEDAGKIAAIGRAQAVIEFNMDGTIVNANENFLGAMGYSLAELQGKHHSIFMPPADRDNPAYRDFWARLNRGELASGEFKRLAKGGKEIWILASYNPILDDRGKPFKVVKFATDVTQQKLKAADNDGQIDAIGKSQAVIEFNMDGTIRTANPNFLAAMGYSLAEIQGRHHSMFVEPVEASSAGYRDFWGALNRGEFQAAEYKRIAKGGREIWIQASYNPILDLNGKPYKVVKYATDITAQAIGRKKADSARGLIEAVAAGSEEMSASIREISETMTKSKQNAAVATGRVEAADGQAQKLNAAAQAMSGIVEMISSITGQINLLALNATIESARAGEAGRGFAVVASEVKSLANQAKQATDTISSEIDALNSIAAEVVTSLSEIKAAIAGVNEYITSTAAAVEEQSIVTQDMSTNMQRASAELAA; encoded by the coding sequence ATGTTCAGTTTCAGCAACAAGGCAAACATCGACAATGCGCTGGCGCAGGCCGCAGCGATCGGCAAGTCGCAGGCGGTGATCGAGTTCAAGCTCGACGGCACCATCATCACCGCCAACGAGAACTTCCTGAACGCGATGGGCTACTCGCTCGACGAGATCAGGGGCAAGCACCACAGCATGTTCGTCGAGCCGGCGTATCGCGACAGCCACGACTATCGCGCGTTCTGGGCGAAGCTGAACCGCGGCGAATTCGAGGCCGCGCAGTACAAGCGCCTTGCCAAGGGCGGCCGCGAGGTCTGGATCCAGGCCTCCTACAACCCCATCCTGGACAAGAACGGCAAGCCGGTCGGCGTCGTCAAGTTCGCCACCGACATCACCGCGCAGAAGATCCACAGCATGGAAGACGCCGGCAAGATCGCCGCGATCGGCCGGGCGCAGGCGGTGATCGAGTTCAACATGGACGGCACCATCGTCAATGCCAACGAGAACTTCCTCGGCGCGATGGGTTACTCGCTCGCCGAGCTCCAGGGCAAGCATCACAGCATCTTCATGCCGCCGGCCGACCGCGACAATCCGGCCTATCGCGATTTCTGGGCGCGGCTGAACCGCGGCGAGCTCGCGTCCGGCGAATTCAAGCGCCTCGCCAAGGGCGGCAAGGAGATCTGGATCCTCGCCAGCTACAACCCGATCCTCGACGACCGCGGCAAGCCGTTCAAGGTCGTCAAGTTCGCCACCGACGTCACCCAGCAGAAGCTGAAGGCCGCCGACAACGACGGCCAGATCGACGCCATCGGCAAGTCGCAGGCGGTGATCGAGTTCAACATGGACGGCACGATCCGCACCGCGAACCCGAACTTCCTCGCCGCGATGGGCTATTCGCTCGCCGAGATCCAGGGTCGGCATCACAGCATGTTCGTCGAGCCGGTCGAGGCGAGCTCGGCGGGCTACCGCGATTTCTGGGGCGCACTGAACCGCGGCGAATTCCAGGCCGCCGAATACAAGCGCATCGCCAAGGGCGGCCGCGAGATCTGGATCCAGGCGTCCTACAACCCGATCCTCGACCTCAACGGCAAGCCCTACAAGGTGGTGAAATACGCGACCGACATCACCGCGCAGGCGATCGGCCGCAAGAAGGCCGACAGCGCGCGCGGCCTGATCGAGGCGGTCGCCGCCGGCAGCGAGGAGATGAGTGCCTCGATCCGCGAGATCTCGGAGACCATGACCAAGTCGAAGCAGAACGCCGCGGTCGCCACCGGCCGCGTCGAGGCTGCCGACGGACAGGCGCAGAAGCTCAATGCCGCGGCGCAGGCGATGAGCGGCATCGTCGAGATGATTTCGAGCATCACCGGGCAGATCAACCTGCTCGCGCTCAACGCCACGATCGAATCGGCGAGGGCGGGCGAAGCCGGACGCGGCTTCGCGGTGGTGGCCTCCGAGGTGAAGAGCCTCGCCAACCAGGCCAAGCAGGCGACCGACACGATCTCCTCGGAGATCGATGCGCTGAACTCGATCGCCGCCGAGGTGGTCACCTCGCTGTCCGAGATCAAGGCCGCCATCGCCGGCGTCAACGAATACATCACCTCCACCGCCGCCGCGGTCGAGGAGCAAAGCATCGTCACGCAGGACATGTCGACCAATATGCAGCGCGCCTCCGCCGAGCTCGCAGCGTAG
- a CDS encoding TetR/AcrR family transcriptional regulator: MSWRKDQGRAERGYHHGNLKEALLQAALDLISKKGPAGFTFADAARMAGVSPAAPYRHFRDRDELIASIAQRGFEQFESLLTQAWDDGRPDTVTAFERVGKTYLAFAREEPAFYSAMFESGLPVDSNPTLMAASERAFAIIRAAAERLAALAPPGMPRPPAMMMALHIWAMSHGVASLFGRGDAARRKLPMSPEDLLEAEVLIYLRGLGFPTDRRPGTAAADDKPAGPWGKPK, encoded by the coding sequence ATGAGCTGGCGCAAGGACCAAGGCCGCGCCGAGCGCGGCTATCATCACGGCAATCTCAAAGAGGCGTTGCTGCAGGCCGCCCTCGACCTGATCTCGAAGAAGGGGCCGGCCGGCTTCACCTTCGCCGATGCCGCGCGCATGGCCGGCGTCAGCCCCGCCGCGCCGTACCGGCACTTCCGCGACCGCGACGAACTGATCGCCAGCATCGCACAGCGCGGCTTCGAGCAGTTCGAGTCGCTGCTGACGCAGGCCTGGGACGACGGCCGCCCGGATACCGTGACGGCGTTCGAGCGGGTCGGCAAGACGTATCTCGCCTTCGCGCGCGAGGAGCCGGCGTTCTACTCCGCGATGTTCGAATCCGGCCTGCCTGTCGATTCCAATCCGACCTTGATGGCGGCGAGCGAGCGCGCCTTTGCGATCATCCGCGCCGCCGCCGAGCGGCTTGCGGCGCTGGCGCCGCCCGGCATGCCGCGCCCGCCGGCGATGATGATGGCGCTGCACATCTGGGCGATGTCGCACGGCGTCGCCTCGCTGTTCGGCCGCGGCGACGCCGCGCGGCGCAAGCTGCCGATGTCGCCGGAGGATCTGCTCGAGGCCGAAGTGCTGATCTATCTGCGCGGCCTCGGCTTCCCGACCGACCGCAGGCCGGGAACCGCGGCCGCCGACGACAAGCCGGCAGGTCCGTGGGGCAAGCCGAAATAA
- a CDS encoding YciI family protein, whose translation MRFMMLMIPLGYESAPAKLELDPERVAAMMRYNQALKDAGVLITLEGLHPPALGARVKFDTGEPMVVDGPFTEAKEVIGGFWMIEVASRADAIAWAKKCPASANEIIEIRQVQEMADFSEEVQQAAATFEHPQGGWGKALR comes from the coding sequence ATGCGTTTCATGATGCTGATGATCCCGCTCGGCTACGAGTCCGCGCCGGCCAAGCTCGAGCTCGACCCGGAACGGGTCGCCGCGATGATGCGATACAATCAGGCGCTGAAGGATGCCGGCGTGCTGATCACGCTGGAAGGCCTGCATCCGCCCGCGTTGGGCGCGCGCGTCAAGTTCGACACCGGCGAGCCCATGGTGGTCGACGGCCCCTTCACCGAGGCCAAGGAAGTGATCGGCGGCTTCTGGATGATCGAGGTCGCCTCGCGCGCGGACGCGATCGCATGGGCCAAGAAGTGCCCGGCCTCCGCCAACGAGATAATCGAGATCCGCCAGGTGCAGGAGATGGCGGATTTCTCCGAGGAGGTGCAGCAGGCCGCCGCGACCTTCGAGCATCCGCAGGGCGGCTGGGGCAAGGCGCTGCGCTGA
- a CDS encoding glutathione S-transferase family protein: protein MSLTLHYHPLSSFCWKALVALYENGAPFTPNMVNLGDPAERAALLALWPIGRFPVLRDEARGETVPESSIVIEYLDRHYPGAVRLIPDDAELALQTRLRDRFLDLYVHLPLQKIVGDRLRPADSKDPHGVAEARAQLRASYAILDQQLAHGGWMMGEQVSLADCAAAPALFYGNKVEPIGEGHPHLAAYLERLKARPSFARVLKEAEPYFGMFPKES, encoded by the coding sequence ATGTCACTGACCTTGCATTACCACCCGCTGTCCTCCTTCTGCTGGAAGGCGCTGGTCGCGCTCTACGAGAACGGCGCGCCGTTCACGCCGAACATGGTCAATCTCGGCGATCCGGCCGAGCGCGCGGCGCTGCTTGCGCTGTGGCCGATCGGCCGCTTTCCCGTGCTGCGCGACGAGGCGCGCGGCGAGACGGTGCCTGAATCGAGTATCGTCATCGAATATCTCGACCGGCACTACCCTGGTGCCGTCAGGTTGATTCCCGACGACGCGGAGCTTGCGCTGCAGACCCGGCTGCGCGACCGCTTCCTCGATCTCTACGTCCATCTGCCGTTGCAGAAGATCGTTGGCGACCGGCTGCGTCCGGCGGACAGCAAGGATCCGCACGGCGTCGCCGAGGCGCGAGCGCAACTCCGCGCCTCCTATGCAATCCTCGACCAGCAGCTTGCGCATGGCGGCTGGATGATGGGTGAGCAGGTCTCGCTGGCCGACTGCGCCGCAGCGCCGGCGCTGTTCTACGGCAACAAGGTCGAGCCGATCGGGGAGGGACATCCACATCTGGCGGCCTATCTCGAGCGGCTGAAGGCACGGCCGTCGTTCGCGCGCGTCCTCAAGGAAGCCGAGCCCTATTTCGGCATGTTCCCCAAGGAAAGCTGA
- a CDS encoding histidine phosphatase family protein — MDRETHLWLIRHAPVDGPRGVIHAPNAPADLGDATAFAALKARLPAGAFAVCSSARRTSETAAKLGLTATEDEAFREQDFGDWTGRRHTEIERKLGAAAYRAFWQSPGTNRPPGGESFADQIARARTGLARLPAGDVVLVVHSGTIRAILAIALELAPEHALRFVIDPLSLTRIDRLENAWRVVAVNER; from the coding sequence ATGGACCGCGAAACGCATCTTTGGCTGATCCGCCACGCGCCGGTCGACGGTCCGCGCGGCGTGATCCATGCGCCGAATGCGCCCGCGGATCTCGGCGATGCCACAGCCTTCGCAGCGCTAAAGGCGCGGCTGCCGGCCGGCGCTTTCGCGGTCTGTAGTTCGGCGCGGCGCACAAGCGAGACCGCAGCAAAGCTCGGCCTCACGGCAACGGAAGACGAGGCCTTTCGCGAACAGGATTTTGGCGACTGGACCGGCCGCCGCCACACCGAGATCGAGAGAAAGCTCGGCGCCGCGGCCTATCGTGCCTTCTGGCAATCGCCGGGGACCAACCGGCCGCCCGGCGGCGAAAGCTTCGCCGATCAGATCGCGCGGGCGCGGACAGGGCTGGCGCGCTTGCCGGCCGGCGACGTCGTGCTGGTCGTGCATTCCGGCACCATCCGCGCGATTCTCGCAATCGCACTCGAGCTGGCGCCGGAGCATGCGCTGCGCTTCGTCATCGATCCGCTGTCGCTGACCCGGATCGATCGGCTTGAGAATGCCTGGCGCGTCGTCGCGGTGAACGAGCGCTGA
- a CDS encoding YciI family protein codes for MKFMVIVKANKDTEAGVMPSTEMLAAMGKFNEEMVKAGVMQAGEGLHPTSKGARVKYAGGQSAVSRGPFSVSGDLVCGFWLIETKSLDEAIGWMKRAPFDDGSEIEIRQVFAAEDFGEALTPELREQGERLREQVGMK; via the coding sequence ATGAAATTCATGGTGATCGTGAAGGCGAACAAGGATACCGAGGCCGGCGTGATGCCGAGCACCGAGATGCTCGCCGCGATGGGCAAGTTCAACGAGGAGATGGTCAAGGCCGGCGTGATGCAGGCCGGCGAGGGCTTGCATCCGACCAGCAAGGGCGCACGCGTCAAATATGCCGGCGGGCAAAGCGCCGTGAGCCGCGGACCGTTCAGTGTGAGCGGCGATCTGGTCTGCGGCTTCTGGCTGATCGAGACCAAATCGCTCGATGAAGCGATCGGCTGGATGAAGCGCGCGCCGTTCGACGATGGCTCGGAGATCGAGATCCGCCAGGTGTTCGCCGCGGAGGATTTTGGCGAGGCGCTGACGCCCGAACTGCGTGAGCAGGGTGAGCGCCTGCGCGAGCAGGTGGGAATGAAGTAG